One Plectropomus leopardus isolate mb chromosome 1, YSFRI_Pleo_2.0, whole genome shotgun sequence DNA segment encodes these proteins:
- the LOC121946863 gene encoding SKI family transcriptional corepressor 1 homolog-B-like isoform X5 gives MESMPGQLRDAGRDASSSPSLKQQDAPSFSGPSSLKPNQVSETALYGVPIVCLVIDGKERLCLAQISNTLLKNYSYNEIHNRRVALGITCVQCTPVQLELLRRAGAMPISSRRCGMITKREAERLYSKYLQPDAANFNSWRRHLKLTDKKQSEDIHHAWEDVKAMFNGGSRKRTLPMSGSGVSSSMKSQASSTLAQTSSPEIPHKTLRCDEDQGNNSLASGARTYPVIPVPSKNFSMLQKIPPPLFPHHPYGFPSYGLCQKKSDGVPDANKNNVSGVFWPGAKDALYPAFPMFWPTAGGLPMPPYPGSPPKPLPELQGVRQGELDLSDQSDRGANTPKDTNHLPHHQQDSGERCSSSQSSSTRNDEDKSGDETPQRKISYISAFRPVVKDAETIAKLYGNRDSYGVRPGYLSPDFISESSSYRSISPDRDSVEDDDDDPDVDVESNRGQDEEETIQISPGGEHRDSPAPEQVSSEERQEQADASCSPSAAAASPEDTVLTGSSDEDRRMRNGSPLHEVYAHEKDGHVLLNEPSSFGSKHSSSPRRSNGAQHVSEIRNYQEQKDRQADGALRIDISVHERDLENMAKEELQKQLVEQVELRKKLEREFQHLKDNFQDQMKRELSYREEMVQQLQIVRDTLCSELDQERKARYAIQQKLKEAHDALHHFSCKMLTPRQCTGACTFKPPLLPP, from the exons ATGGAGTCGATGCCCGGACAGCTTCGAGACGCGGGACGAGACGCCAGCTCTTCCCCCAGTTTAAAGCAGCAGGACGCACCGAGCTTCTCCGGGCCCAGCTCCCTCAAACCAAACCAAGTGAGTGAGACGGCGCTGTACGGGGTGCCCATCGTGTGTCTGGTCATAGACGGTAAGGAGAGACTCTGCCTGGCGCAGATTTCTAACACGCTGCTGAAAAACTACAGCTACAACGAGATACACAACCGCCGCGTCGCTCTTGGCATCACCTGTGTGCAGTGCACCCCCGTGCAGCTGGAGCTCCTGCGGCGCGCCGGGGCCATGCCCATCTCCTCCAGGCGCTGTGGCATGATCACCAAACGGGAGGCTGAGCGGCTCT ACTCCAAGTACCTGCAGCCGGACGCTGCCAACTTCAACTCGTGGAGACGCCACCTGAAACTGACGGACAAAAAGCAATCCGAGGACATTCATCACGCGTGGGAGGATGTAAAGGCCATGTTCAACGGGGGGAGCAGAAAGAGGACTCTGCCCATGAGCGGGTCAGGGGTGTCCTCGTCGATGAAATCACAAGCCTCGTCCACTTTGGCCCAAACCAGCTCCCCTGAGATCCCTCACAAAACTTTACGGTGCGACGAGGATCAGGGAAACAATAGTTTGGCGAGCGGCGCACGGACCTACCCAGTAATCCCGGTGCCCAGCAAGAACTTTAGCATGCTCCAGAAAATCCCCCCACCTCTGTTCCCCCACCACCCGTACGGCTTCCCCAGCTACGGGCTGTGTCAGAAAAAGAGCGACGGTGTGCCCGATGCGAACAAGAACAACGTCTCCGGTGTGTTCTGGCCTGGCGCAAAGGACGCGCTCTACCCTGCCTTCCCCATGTTTTGGCCCACAGCCGGCGGCCTTCCTATGCCGCCCTACCCGGGCTCTCCACCCAAACCTCTCCCAGAGCTGCAAGGCGTCCGGCAGGGAGAGCTCGACCTATCGGACCAAAGCGACCGGGGCGCAAATACACCCAAAGACACCAACCACCTCCCTCACCACCAGCAGGACAGCGGAGAGCGCTGCTCCAGCTCCCAGTCCTCCTCCACAAGGAACGACGAGGACAAATCCGGGGACGAGACCCCTCAGAGGAAGATCAGCTACATCTCGGCCTTCAGACCGGTCGTAAAAGACGCGGAGACCATCGCCAAACTCTACGGTAACCGGGACAGCTACGGCGTGCGCCCTGGCTACCTGTCCCCGGATTTTATCAGCGAGAGCTCCAGTTACAGATCGATATCACCGGACAGGGACAGCGTGGAGGACGACGACGACGACCCGGACGTGGATGTGGAGTCCAACCGGGGTCAAGATGAGGAGGAGACGATCCAAATCTCCCCAGGAGGAGAGCACCGTGACTCCCCTGCGCCGGAGCAGGTATCCTCGGAGGAGAGACAGGAGCAGGCTGATGCGTCCTGCagtccctcagcagcagcagcatcaccgGAGGACACCGTGCTCACAGGGTCATCAGATGAGGACAGACGGATGCGTAATGGCTCTCCTCTTCATGAA GTGTACGCTCATGAAAAGGACGGCCACGTGCTCTTGAACGAGCCGTCGTCGTTTGGGTCGAAACACTCGAGCAGCCCCCGCAGATCCAACG GTGCTCAACACGTGTCTGAAATACGCAACTACCAGGAGCAAAAGGACAGACAAg cCGATGGAGCTTTACGCATCGACATCAGCGTGCATGAAAGAGATCTGGAGAACATGGCTAAAG AGGAATTGCAAAAGCAGCTTGTGGAACAAGTGGAGTTGAGGAAAAAGTTGGAGAGAGAATTTCAGCATTTAAAAG ATAATTTTCAGGATCAAATGAAGCGTGAGCTGTCCTACAGAGAGGAAATGgtccagcagctgcagattGTTCGAG ACACTTTGTGCAGCGAGTTGGACCAAGAGAGAAAGGCTCGTTATGCAATACAGCAGAAGCTAAAAG AAGCTCATGATGCCCTTCACCATTTCTCCTGCAAGATGCTCACCCCTCGCCAGTGCACCGGAGCCTGCACCTTCAAACCTCCGCTGCTGCCTCCCTAG
- the LOC121946863 gene encoding SKI family transcriptional corepressor 1 homolog-B-like isoform X2, whose translation MESMPGQLRDAGRDASSSPSLKQQDAPSFSGPSSLKPNQVSETALYGVPIVCLVIDGKERLCLAQISNTLLKNYSYNEIHNRRVALGITCVQCTPVQLELLRRAGAMPISSRRCGMITKREAERLCKSFLGAHSPPKLPENFAFDVSHDCAWGSRGSFIPARYNSSRAKCIKCSFCNMYFSPNKFIFHSHRTPDSKYLQPDAANFNSWRRHLKLTDKKQSEDIHHAWEDVKAMFNGGSRKRTLPMSGSGVSSSMKSQASSTLAQTSSPEIPHKTLRCDEDQGNNSLASGARTYPVIPVPSKNFSMLQKIPPPLFPHHPYGFPSYGLCQKKSDGVPDANKNNVSGVFWPGAKDALYPAFPMFWPTAGGLPMPPYPGSPPKPLPELQGVRQGELDLSDQSDRGANTPKDTNHLPHHQQDSGERCSSSQSSSTRNDEDKSGDETPQRKISYISAFRPVVKDAETIAKLYGNRDSYGVRPGYLSPDFISESSSYRSISPDRDSVEDDDDDPDVDVESNRGQDEEETIQISPGGEHRDSPAPEQVSSEERQEQADASCSPSAAAASPEDTVLTGSSDEDRRMRNGSPLHEVYAHEKDGHVLLNEPSSFGSKHSSSPRRSNGAQHVSEIRNYQEQKDRQADGALRIDISVHERDLENMAKEELQKQLVEQVELRKKLEREFQHLKDNFQDQMKRELSYREEMVQQLQIVRDTLCSELDQERKARYAIQQKLKAHDALHHFSCKMLTPRQCTGACTFKPPLLPP comes from the exons ATGGAGTCGATGCCCGGACAGCTTCGAGACGCGGGACGAGACGCCAGCTCTTCCCCCAGTTTAAAGCAGCAGGACGCACCGAGCTTCTCCGGGCCCAGCTCCCTCAAACCAAACCAAGTGAGTGAGACGGCGCTGTACGGGGTGCCCATCGTGTGTCTGGTCATAGACGGTAAGGAGAGACTCTGCCTGGCGCAGATTTCTAACACGCTGCTGAAAAACTACAGCTACAACGAGATACACAACCGCCGCGTCGCTCTTGGCATCACCTGTGTGCAGTGCACCCCCGTGCAGCTGGAGCTCCTGCGGCGCGCCGGGGCCATGCCCATCTCCTCCAGGCGCTGTGGCATGATCACCAAACGGGAGGCTGAGCGGCTCTGTAAGTCCTTCCTGGGGGCGCACAGCCCGCCAAAACTCCCAGAAAATTTCGCATTTGACGTGTCTCATGATTGCGCCTGGGGCTCCAGGGGCAGCTTCATCCCCGCCAGATACAACAGCTCCAGAGCAAAGTGCATCAAGTGCAGCTTTTGCAACATGTATTTCTCCCCGAATAAGTTCATTTTCCACTCTCATCGCACCCCAGACTCCAAGTACCTGCAGCCGGACGCTGCCAACTTCAACTCGTGGAGACGCCACCTGAAACTGACGGACAAAAAGCAATCCGAGGACATTCATCACGCGTGGGAGGATGTAAAGGCCATGTTCAACGGGGGGAGCAGAAAGAGGACTCTGCCCATGAGCGGGTCAGGGGTGTCCTCGTCGATGAAATCACAAGCCTCGTCCACTTTGGCCCAAACCAGCTCCCCTGAGATCCCTCACAAAACTTTACGGTGCGACGAGGATCAGGGAAACAATAGTTTGGCGAGCGGCGCACGGACCTACCCAGTAATCCCGGTGCCCAGCAAGAACTTTAGCATGCTCCAGAAAATCCCCCCACCTCTGTTCCCCCACCACCCGTACGGCTTCCCCAGCTACGGGCTGTGTCAGAAAAAGAGCGACGGTGTGCCCGATGCGAACAAGAACAACGTCTCCGGTGTGTTCTGGCCTGGCGCAAAGGACGCGCTCTACCCTGCCTTCCCCATGTTTTGGCCCACAGCCGGCGGCCTTCCTATGCCGCCCTACCCGGGCTCTCCACCCAAACCTCTCCCAGAGCTGCAAGGCGTCCGGCAGGGAGAGCTCGACCTATCGGACCAAAGCGACCGGGGCGCAAATACACCCAAAGACACCAACCACCTCCCTCACCACCAGCAGGACAGCGGAGAGCGCTGCTCCAGCTCCCAGTCCTCCTCCACAAGGAACGACGAGGACAAATCCGGGGACGAGACCCCTCAGAGGAAGATCAGCTACATCTCGGCCTTCAGACCGGTCGTAAAAGACGCGGAGACCATCGCCAAACTCTACGGTAACCGGGACAGCTACGGCGTGCGCCCTGGCTACCTGTCCCCGGATTTTATCAGCGAGAGCTCCAGTTACAGATCGATATCACCGGACAGGGACAGCGTGGAGGACGACGACGACGACCCGGACGTGGATGTGGAGTCCAACCGGGGTCAAGATGAGGAGGAGACGATCCAAATCTCCCCAGGAGGAGAGCACCGTGACTCCCCTGCGCCGGAGCAGGTATCCTCGGAGGAGAGACAGGAGCAGGCTGATGCGTCCTGCagtccctcagcagcagcagcatcaccgGAGGACACCGTGCTCACAGGGTCATCAGATGAGGACAGACGGATGCGTAATGGCTCTCCTCTTCATGAA GTGTACGCTCATGAAAAGGACGGCCACGTGCTCTTGAACGAGCCGTCGTCGTTTGGGTCGAAACACTCGAGCAGCCCCCGCAGATCCAACG GTGCTCAACACGTGTCTGAAATACGCAACTACCAGGAGCAAAAGGACAGACAAg cCGATGGAGCTTTACGCATCGACATCAGCGTGCATGAAAGAGATCTGGAGAACATGGCTAAAG AGGAATTGCAAAAGCAGCTTGTGGAACAAGTGGAGTTGAGGAAAAAGTTGGAGAGAGAATTTCAGCATTTAAAAG ATAATTTTCAGGATCAAATGAAGCGTGAGCTGTCCTACAGAGAGGAAATGgtccagcagctgcagattGTTCGAG ACACTTTGTGCAGCGAGTTGGACCAAGAGAGAAAGGCTCGTTATGCAATACAGCAGAAGCTAAAAG CTCATGATGCCCTTCACCATTTCTCCTGCAAGATGCTCACCCCTCGCCAGTGCACCGGAGCCTGCACCTTCAAACCTCCGCTGCTGCCTCCCTAG
- the LOC121946863 gene encoding SKI family transcriptional corepressor 1 homolog-B-like isoform X1 — translation MESMPGQLRDAGRDASSSPSLKQQDAPSFSGPSSLKPNQVSETALYGVPIVCLVIDGKERLCLAQISNTLLKNYSYNEIHNRRVALGITCVQCTPVQLELLRRAGAMPISSRRCGMITKREAERLCKSFLGAHSPPKLPENFAFDVSHDCAWGSRGSFIPARYNSSRAKCIKCSFCNMYFSPNKFIFHSHRTPDSKYLQPDAANFNSWRRHLKLTDKKQSEDIHHAWEDVKAMFNGGSRKRTLPMSGSGVSSSMKSQASSTLAQTSSPEIPHKTLRCDEDQGNNSLASGARTYPVIPVPSKNFSMLQKIPPPLFPHHPYGFPSYGLCQKKSDGVPDANKNNVSGVFWPGAKDALYPAFPMFWPTAGGLPMPPYPGSPPKPLPELQGVRQGELDLSDQSDRGANTPKDTNHLPHHQQDSGERCSSSQSSSTRNDEDKSGDETPQRKISYISAFRPVVKDAETIAKLYGNRDSYGVRPGYLSPDFISESSSYRSISPDRDSVEDDDDDPDVDVESNRGQDEEETIQISPGGEHRDSPAPEQVSSEERQEQADASCSPSAAAASPEDTVLTGSSDEDRRMRNGSPLHEVYAHEKDGHVLLNEPSSFGSKHSSSPRRSNGAQHVSEIRNYQEQKDRQADGALRIDISVHERDLENMAKEELQKQLVEQVELRKKLEREFQHLKDNFQDQMKRELSYREEMVQQLQIVRDTLCSELDQERKARYAIQQKLKEAHDALHHFSCKMLTPRQCTGACTFKPPLLPP, via the exons ATGGAGTCGATGCCCGGACAGCTTCGAGACGCGGGACGAGACGCCAGCTCTTCCCCCAGTTTAAAGCAGCAGGACGCACCGAGCTTCTCCGGGCCCAGCTCCCTCAAACCAAACCAAGTGAGTGAGACGGCGCTGTACGGGGTGCCCATCGTGTGTCTGGTCATAGACGGTAAGGAGAGACTCTGCCTGGCGCAGATTTCTAACACGCTGCTGAAAAACTACAGCTACAACGAGATACACAACCGCCGCGTCGCTCTTGGCATCACCTGTGTGCAGTGCACCCCCGTGCAGCTGGAGCTCCTGCGGCGCGCCGGGGCCATGCCCATCTCCTCCAGGCGCTGTGGCATGATCACCAAACGGGAGGCTGAGCGGCTCTGTAAGTCCTTCCTGGGGGCGCACAGCCCGCCAAAACTCCCAGAAAATTTCGCATTTGACGTGTCTCATGATTGCGCCTGGGGCTCCAGGGGCAGCTTCATCCCCGCCAGATACAACAGCTCCAGAGCAAAGTGCATCAAGTGCAGCTTTTGCAACATGTATTTCTCCCCGAATAAGTTCATTTTCCACTCTCATCGCACCCCAGACTCCAAGTACCTGCAGCCGGACGCTGCCAACTTCAACTCGTGGAGACGCCACCTGAAACTGACGGACAAAAAGCAATCCGAGGACATTCATCACGCGTGGGAGGATGTAAAGGCCATGTTCAACGGGGGGAGCAGAAAGAGGACTCTGCCCATGAGCGGGTCAGGGGTGTCCTCGTCGATGAAATCACAAGCCTCGTCCACTTTGGCCCAAACCAGCTCCCCTGAGATCCCTCACAAAACTTTACGGTGCGACGAGGATCAGGGAAACAATAGTTTGGCGAGCGGCGCACGGACCTACCCAGTAATCCCGGTGCCCAGCAAGAACTTTAGCATGCTCCAGAAAATCCCCCCACCTCTGTTCCCCCACCACCCGTACGGCTTCCCCAGCTACGGGCTGTGTCAGAAAAAGAGCGACGGTGTGCCCGATGCGAACAAGAACAACGTCTCCGGTGTGTTCTGGCCTGGCGCAAAGGACGCGCTCTACCCTGCCTTCCCCATGTTTTGGCCCACAGCCGGCGGCCTTCCTATGCCGCCCTACCCGGGCTCTCCACCCAAACCTCTCCCAGAGCTGCAAGGCGTCCGGCAGGGAGAGCTCGACCTATCGGACCAAAGCGACCGGGGCGCAAATACACCCAAAGACACCAACCACCTCCCTCACCACCAGCAGGACAGCGGAGAGCGCTGCTCCAGCTCCCAGTCCTCCTCCACAAGGAACGACGAGGACAAATCCGGGGACGAGACCCCTCAGAGGAAGATCAGCTACATCTCGGCCTTCAGACCGGTCGTAAAAGACGCGGAGACCATCGCCAAACTCTACGGTAACCGGGACAGCTACGGCGTGCGCCCTGGCTACCTGTCCCCGGATTTTATCAGCGAGAGCTCCAGTTACAGATCGATATCACCGGACAGGGACAGCGTGGAGGACGACGACGACGACCCGGACGTGGATGTGGAGTCCAACCGGGGTCAAGATGAGGAGGAGACGATCCAAATCTCCCCAGGAGGAGAGCACCGTGACTCCCCTGCGCCGGAGCAGGTATCCTCGGAGGAGAGACAGGAGCAGGCTGATGCGTCCTGCagtccctcagcagcagcagcatcaccgGAGGACACCGTGCTCACAGGGTCATCAGATGAGGACAGACGGATGCGTAATGGCTCTCCTCTTCATGAA GTGTACGCTCATGAAAAGGACGGCCACGTGCTCTTGAACGAGCCGTCGTCGTTTGGGTCGAAACACTCGAGCAGCCCCCGCAGATCCAACG GTGCTCAACACGTGTCTGAAATACGCAACTACCAGGAGCAAAAGGACAGACAAg cCGATGGAGCTTTACGCATCGACATCAGCGTGCATGAAAGAGATCTGGAGAACATGGCTAAAG AGGAATTGCAAAAGCAGCTTGTGGAACAAGTGGAGTTGAGGAAAAAGTTGGAGAGAGAATTTCAGCATTTAAAAG ATAATTTTCAGGATCAAATGAAGCGTGAGCTGTCCTACAGAGAGGAAATGgtccagcagctgcagattGTTCGAG ACACTTTGTGCAGCGAGTTGGACCAAGAGAGAAAGGCTCGTTATGCAATACAGCAGAAGCTAAAAG AAGCTCATGATGCCCTTCACCATTTCTCCTGCAAGATGCTCACCCCTCGCCAGTGCACCGGAGCCTGCACCTTCAAACCTCCGCTGCTGCCTCCCTAG
- the LOC121946863 gene encoding SKI family transcriptional corepressor 1 homolog-B-like isoform X4, with product MESMPGQLRDAGRDASSSPSLKQQDAPSFSGPSSLKPNQVSETALYGVPIVCLVIDGKERLCLAQISNTLLKNYSYNEIHNRRVALGITCVQCTPVQLELLRRAGAMPISSRRCGMITKREAERLCKSFLGAHSPPKLPENFAFDVSHDCAWGSRGSFIPARYNSSRAKCIKCSFCNMYFSPNKFIFHSHRTPDSKYLQPDAANFNSWRRHLKLTDKKQSEDIHHAWEDVKAMFNGGSRKRTLPMSGSGVSSSMKSQASSTLAQTSSPEIPHKTLRCDEDQGNNSLASGARTYPVIPVPSKNFSMLQKIPPPLFPHHPYGFPSYGLCQKKSDGVPDANKNNVSGVFWPGAKDALYPAFPMFWPTAGGLPMPPYPGSPPKPLPELQGVRQGELDLSDQSDRGANTPKDTNHLPHHQQDSGERCSSSQSSSTRNDEDKSGDETPQRKISYISAFRPVVKDAETIAKLYGNRDSYGVRPGYLSPDFISESSSYRSISPDRDSVEDDDDDPDVDVESNRGQDEEETIQISPGGEHRDSPAPEQVSSEERQEQADASCSPSAAAASPEDTVLTGSSDEDRRMRNGSPLHEVYAHEKDGHVLLNEPSSFGSKHSSSPRRSNGAQHVSEIRNYQEQKDRQADGALRIDISVHERDLENMAKEELQKQLVEQVELRKKLEREFQHLKDNFQDQMKRELSYREEMVQQLQIVRAHDALHHFSCKMLTPRQCTGACTFKPPLLPP from the exons ATGGAGTCGATGCCCGGACAGCTTCGAGACGCGGGACGAGACGCCAGCTCTTCCCCCAGTTTAAAGCAGCAGGACGCACCGAGCTTCTCCGGGCCCAGCTCCCTCAAACCAAACCAAGTGAGTGAGACGGCGCTGTACGGGGTGCCCATCGTGTGTCTGGTCATAGACGGTAAGGAGAGACTCTGCCTGGCGCAGATTTCTAACACGCTGCTGAAAAACTACAGCTACAACGAGATACACAACCGCCGCGTCGCTCTTGGCATCACCTGTGTGCAGTGCACCCCCGTGCAGCTGGAGCTCCTGCGGCGCGCCGGGGCCATGCCCATCTCCTCCAGGCGCTGTGGCATGATCACCAAACGGGAGGCTGAGCGGCTCTGTAAGTCCTTCCTGGGGGCGCACAGCCCGCCAAAACTCCCAGAAAATTTCGCATTTGACGTGTCTCATGATTGCGCCTGGGGCTCCAGGGGCAGCTTCATCCCCGCCAGATACAACAGCTCCAGAGCAAAGTGCATCAAGTGCAGCTTTTGCAACATGTATTTCTCCCCGAATAAGTTCATTTTCCACTCTCATCGCACCCCAGACTCCAAGTACCTGCAGCCGGACGCTGCCAACTTCAACTCGTGGAGACGCCACCTGAAACTGACGGACAAAAAGCAATCCGAGGACATTCATCACGCGTGGGAGGATGTAAAGGCCATGTTCAACGGGGGGAGCAGAAAGAGGACTCTGCCCATGAGCGGGTCAGGGGTGTCCTCGTCGATGAAATCACAAGCCTCGTCCACTTTGGCCCAAACCAGCTCCCCTGAGATCCCTCACAAAACTTTACGGTGCGACGAGGATCAGGGAAACAATAGTTTGGCGAGCGGCGCACGGACCTACCCAGTAATCCCGGTGCCCAGCAAGAACTTTAGCATGCTCCAGAAAATCCCCCCACCTCTGTTCCCCCACCACCCGTACGGCTTCCCCAGCTACGGGCTGTGTCAGAAAAAGAGCGACGGTGTGCCCGATGCGAACAAGAACAACGTCTCCGGTGTGTTCTGGCCTGGCGCAAAGGACGCGCTCTACCCTGCCTTCCCCATGTTTTGGCCCACAGCCGGCGGCCTTCCTATGCCGCCCTACCCGGGCTCTCCACCCAAACCTCTCCCAGAGCTGCAAGGCGTCCGGCAGGGAGAGCTCGACCTATCGGACCAAAGCGACCGGGGCGCAAATACACCCAAAGACACCAACCACCTCCCTCACCACCAGCAGGACAGCGGAGAGCGCTGCTCCAGCTCCCAGTCCTCCTCCACAAGGAACGACGAGGACAAATCCGGGGACGAGACCCCTCAGAGGAAGATCAGCTACATCTCGGCCTTCAGACCGGTCGTAAAAGACGCGGAGACCATCGCCAAACTCTACGGTAACCGGGACAGCTACGGCGTGCGCCCTGGCTACCTGTCCCCGGATTTTATCAGCGAGAGCTCCAGTTACAGATCGATATCACCGGACAGGGACAGCGTGGAGGACGACGACGACGACCCGGACGTGGATGTGGAGTCCAACCGGGGTCAAGATGAGGAGGAGACGATCCAAATCTCCCCAGGAGGAGAGCACCGTGACTCCCCTGCGCCGGAGCAGGTATCCTCGGAGGAGAGACAGGAGCAGGCTGATGCGTCCTGCagtccctcagcagcagcagcatcaccgGAGGACACCGTGCTCACAGGGTCATCAGATGAGGACAGACGGATGCGTAATGGCTCTCCTCTTCATGAA GTGTACGCTCATGAAAAGGACGGCCACGTGCTCTTGAACGAGCCGTCGTCGTTTGGGTCGAAACACTCGAGCAGCCCCCGCAGATCCAACG GTGCTCAACACGTGTCTGAAATACGCAACTACCAGGAGCAAAAGGACAGACAAg cCGATGGAGCTTTACGCATCGACATCAGCGTGCATGAAAGAGATCTGGAGAACATGGCTAAAG AGGAATTGCAAAAGCAGCTTGTGGAACAAGTGGAGTTGAGGAAAAAGTTGGAGAGAGAATTTCAGCATTTAAAAG ATAATTTTCAGGATCAAATGAAGCGTGAGCTGTCCTACAGAGAGGAAATGgtccagcagctgcagattGTTCGAG CTCATGATGCCCTTCACCATTTCTCCTGCAAGATGCTCACCCCTCGCCAGTGCACCGGAGCCTGCACCTTCAAACCTCCGCTGCTGCCTCCCTAG